Below is a window of Candidatus Rickettsiella isopodorum DNA.
GGTAACTGGAGACAGTGAACTGGGTGTGGGAGGCATAGCAGGTGGTGCACTGGGTGCTATTGCAGGTTCCGAAATAGGTGGCGGAAGAGGTAGTTTAGCAAGCGGTATCGGCGGCGCCCTATTAGGTGGTCTTGCGGGCAACCAAATACAAAAAGGGCTTTCAACACAAACGGGTGTTGAATATGTCGTTAAACTCAGAAATAATTCTTTAATTTCTGTCGTACAAGCATCGATGCCAACTTTTAATCACGGACAACATGTATTAGTACAATATGGCGCAGGTGGCCGCCCACGCATCATCGCTGACCCTGATTACTAGCATGTCAATAAAATTATTTAATACTGATTTAGATAAGAGAAGCTAAATTTCTTCTCTTTGACTAGGAAAAAAATGTCTCCGAATCAACTCAGTAAACGCAATCTGTTTTCTACCTTTTTACTAGGTTTTTCCTCTGGCTTACCACTCGCATTAACCTCGAGCACACTCCAAGCTTGGTTTACAGTCACCGGTGCCAGTTTGCTAGCTATTGGCAGTTTAGGTTTAATTGGTCAACCTTATATTTATAAATTTCTTTGGGCACCCTTGCTTGATCGTTGGATACCTCCTCTATTAGGACGACGGCGAGGCTGGATCATCGTTATCCAATTAGCTTTGATAGCAGCCATTTCTATCATGGCTCTAGCGAACCCTCAAACCAGTGCTTCGTTATTAATAACAGTTGCTTTTCTAGTTGCTTTTCTTTCAGCTTCACAGGATATTGCTATCGATGCCTATCGAACAGATATTCTCAAACCTAACGAGCGAGGCTTAGGAACCACACTCTATAGCTGGGGATATAGAGCGGCTATGTTGGTTTCTGGCGCAGCAGCACTTGCTTTAGCTGAATATATTGGCTGGCGTAATACGTATCTGCTGATGGCAGGTTTAATAGCTATTGGTCTTTTTGGTGCATGGTTTGGTGAAGAACCTGTTGATGAAGAAGAAAAACATCCCCCTACCTCTCTACGCGCAGCAATTATTGATCCCTTTAAAGAATTTTTAAGCAGAAAATCTGCCTGGCTGATCTTATTGTTTATTGTGTTATACAAATTTGGCGATGCACTCAGCATTTCATTAACTACACCCTTTCTCATTCGCGGCTTAGGTTTTTCTTTAAGTACGGTAGCTTTTGTCAATAAAGGTGTAGGTTTTTTTGCAGCCATGCTAGGCCTTCTGGCGGGCGGTGTCTTAATGGCACGTATTAGTTTATTTCGTGCCTTACTCTATTTTGGTATTTTACAAGCGGTGGCCATTTTAGCTTTACTCCAACTCGCTATCGTAGGGCATAATTACCATTGGTTAGTTTTTGCTATTTCTATAGATAGCTTTTGTAATGCCATGGCGAGTATTGCTTTTGTCGCCTTATTGATGAGCTTATGTAATCATCGTTATACCGCTACACAATTCGCCTTATTTTCAGCTTTAGCAAGCGCAGGACGAGTTTTCGTTGGCCCTTTAGCCGGTCTTATTGTTACTTATTACAGTTGGCCAGTTTTTTTTGTGTTATCTCTTGCCGCTTGTCTGCCTGGATTAGGCTTATTATGGTATTTACGTGACAACTTTAATAACCCTTCTACTACTGTGATCGAGAAAACTGCTTGTAGTAACACAGATTAATTTAATCTAAAACCATAATCGCTCTATTTCTCTAGCACCTCCCAAGCGTAAAACTTACCGCCCCATAGCGCTTCTAGCGAGATAAGATGGGCTAAAATAATCTGTTCATTACGCTATGTAAGAATAATGCCTACTGCCACAGGCGAATCTTTAGTTTGGACAGTGATTTTGTTTGTCATTAAAGTACCCAAAAAATAAGTTAAAATCCTGTAAATTTTGGCATCTATGACTTGAATTTTCTTAGTATGCTCCCCATATAGAGTGATGTTGGTGTGGTAAAGTTAACTTAGTTGTACTCTTTATCAAACATCATTATGATTAGCCCCTGCTGCTGAGGGGTTAATTGATTAATATCCTCATTTTGACAGTAATTCTTAAGGAGAAATCTGCATGAGTGTAGCATTAGAAAAACCTTTAGTTGAACATTTAGTCCCTATGAACGATCGCATTCTTGTCAAACGTGATGAAGAAGAAGAAAAATCCATAGGTGGTATTGTTATTCCAGACACTGCAAAAGAAAAACCAGTTAGAGGTACCGTAGTCGCTGTAGGACATGGTAAACGCTTGAAATCCGGTCAAATTCAGGTTTTAAGCATTAAAGTAGGCGATAAAATATATTTTGGAAAATATAGTGGAACTGAAATCAAACTTGATGGTAAAGAATATCTCATCATGCGTGAAGATGATGTTTTGGCATTAATCAAAGATTAATCACAATTTTAACCCTTATTTTTATTCAGAGGAATTAATAAAATGGCTGCAAAAGTTTTACAATTTGGTGTAGATGCACGTGCTTCTATCCTACGAGGTGTTGATATACTAGCAGAAGCTGTCAAAGTAACTTTAGGCCCTAAAGGTCGAAATGTTATTTTAGACAAAAGTTTCGGTGCTCCTACCATTACAAAAGATGGTGTGTCAGTTGCAAAAGAAATTGAACTCAAAGATAAATTTGAGAATATGGGCGCACAAATGGTCAAAGAAGTGGCTTCTCAAACTTCAGACGAAGCAGGTGATGGTACAACCACTGCTACTGTACTAGCTCAGACTATTTTACGTGAAGGAATGAAAGCCGTTGCGGCGGGTATGAACCCAATGGATCTCAAACGAGGTATTGATACCGCAGTAACTGCGGCAATAGAAGCGCTACAAGCTATTTCGGAACCTTGTGATGACAACCATTCTATTACGCAAGTAGGTACTGTTTCGGCAAATGCTGATAAAGCAATTGGTGAAATTATCGCCAAGGCAATGAGCAAAGTGGGTAAAAAAGGAGTCATTACCGTAGAAGATGGTTCCGGCCTACAAAACGAACTCGATACAGTAGAAGGTATGCAATTTGATCGAGGCTATCTCTCACCCTACTTCATCAACAACCAACAAAGCATGGCTTGCGAATTGGATAATCCTTATATTTTATTAGTGGATAAGAAAATCTCTAATATTCGTGAAATGTTACCTGTACTTGAAAGCGTCGCTAAAGAAGGCCGCTCTTTATTTATTATTGCAGAAGATGTAGAAGGTGAAGCGTTAGCAACCCTAGTCGTTAATACTATTCGTGGTATTGTCAAAGTTTGCGCTGTAAAAGCACCTGGTTTTGGTGACCGTCGTAAAGAAATGCTAAAAGACATCGCCTTTTTAACCAAAGCAAATGTTATGGACGAACAATGTGGTTTGATGCTTGAGAAAGCTTCTATAACCGATTTAGGCTCTGCTAAGCGTGTTGTTGTGAACAAAGACAATACCACTATCATCGACGGTCAAGGTGATAAAAGTATGATCCAATCTCGAATAGATGAGATTGACGCACAAATTAAAATAAGCACGTCTGACTACGACAAAGAAAAGCTACAGGAACGCTCAGCTAAGCTATCCGGTGGTGTCGCTGTCATTAAAGTCGGTGCTGCGACTGAAATGGAAATGAAAGAAAAGAAAGCACGTGTAGAAGATGCACTACATGCAACGCGTGCCGCAGTTGAAGCAGGTACAGTCCCTGGTGGTGGTGTCGCTTTAATTCGTGCGTTAAACGCTTTAAAAAATCTCAAAAGTATTAACCCTGATCAAGCACATGGTATTCGTATTGTTGCTGAAGCAATGCGCTCACCTTTGCGTCAAATTGTTGCTAATGCTGGCGGACTTCCTGACGTGGTTATTGATAAAGTACTGCATAGTGAAGAAAGGAACTACGGCTACAATGCAGCAACCGGTGAATACGGTGACATGATAAAAATGGGTATTTTAGATCCTACTAAAGTAACCCAAACTGCATTACAAAATGCAGCTTCTATTGCTGGCCTCATGATTACTACAGAATGCATGGTTGCTGAAACTCCTAAGAAGGATGAAAGTGCCGGTGCTCCTGGTGGTGATATGGGTGGCATGGGTGGTATGGGCGGAATGGGTGGTATGGGCGGAATGATGTAAATTCCCTTCACCTGTCGTTCAGTTTTATAAAAAACCCCGCTTCTGCGGGGTTTTTCTTTTTCAATGAATTAACTGCTACACTATGAAATGAGTAAAATGATCTCCTACATGAGGAATTATTTTTATGTTTAGTCGTATTTTATTATTTTTAGGCACTAATATTTTAGTTATTGCTACTATTTCTATTGTTACCAATTTATTAGGTCTACATAGTTATCTCACCTCTCACGGAATTAATTATCTATCATTAGCTATTTTTTGCGCTTTGTGGGGTACGGCAGGAGCTTTCATTTCACTTTTTACCTCAAAATTTATTGCTAAAAAAAGCATGAATTTAAAAATTATTGATCCTAATGCGGCTATTGGTGAAGAAAAAAATATCCTTGAAGTTATACATAATTTAGCACGAAAAGCTGGCTTAAAGGTTTTACCTGAAGTGGGCATTTACAATTCACCTGAGCTCAATGCTTTTGCTACAGGCCCCACTAAAAATAATTCTTTAGTGGCTGTTTCTAGTGGTTTACTCCAAAAAATGAACCCCGATGAAATTGAAGCAGTATTAGGACATGAAATCACTCATGTTACTAATGGTGATATGGTTACCATGACACTCATATTAGGTGTAATTAATGCTTTTGCACTTTTTTTATCACGTATTGTCGCTTATGTGATCTCTGTAGGATCTGCTGGACGCAATAATAATGAGGGATCGATAAGCGGACCTGGACCGATGTTTTTTATGCTATCGATGGTATTTGATATTCTATTTACATTCTTAGGCAGTATTTTAGTTGCTGCTTTTTCCAGACATCGGGAATACCGCGCTGATAAAGGCGGCGCTCTATTAGCAGGCCGTGATAAAATGATTGAAGCATTACGTGCATTACAAAAAGCAATGGTGCCTGAAGATACTCGAGCCCCCTCTTTATCAACTTTAAAAATATCACATAAAAGTGGTGGTTTTCGCGCCTTATTTTCAAGCCATCCGCCTTTGGAATTACGCATCGAACGTTTACAACAAGAAAAATAGCCTTTACATTACAGAGGCCTACAAATCACCTTGCTCTCTTGCGTATTGCATCAAACCACCGCGGAAAGGAGCAAATCCTGCACCAAATATAGTTCCAGCATCGATCAAATCGCTATCTGCAACTACTTTTTCTTCCAAACATTTTTTAGCTTCATCTATCATCGGCTGAATTAAACTATCCGCTAAATTCGTTGGTGCTTTATAGTCTTCAGGAATTTTTTCTTTAATAGGTTTACCTTTTTTATAACGATAAAAGCCTTTACCCGTTTTTCGCCCTAGATCCTTATTAGCAACCATTTTTTCTAAACCTTCAGGCACAACGCTTCCTAAAGATTGACTGAGAATCTTAGCGACCGCTAAACAAATATCTAGGCCTACCGTATCAGCTAACTCTAAAGGTCCCATTGGCATACCAAAATCTACAGCTGCCTTATCTATAACCGGCGCAGGAATTCCAGTTTGCAACAACAATACAGATTGCATCAAATAAGGCATTAATAAACGATTGACTAAGAATCCCGGAGAGCTTTTAACAGGTAAAGGCAAGCGATTAATTTGGTGAACGAATGCCAAGCCCCTTTCTATGCTGTCGGGTGCACTAATAGCCGATTGCACCACCTCTATCAAAGGCATTTTGGCTACAGGATTAAAAAAATGTAAACCAATTAAACGTTCTGGACGTTGTAACCCTTGTTGGATATCTTCTAAAATAATACTCGATGTATTGGTTGCCAATAATGTATCTGATTTAATTTGATTCTCTAATTGGCGAAACAAATTTTGTTTTACTATTAAGTCCTCAAATATTGCTTCAATAATAATATCCGCACGGCGTATACCATAACCTGCTAGATCAGGGACTAATCTATCCATTGCAGCTTGGATAGCACGTGGTGACTTTAATCGTTTTCGGAATAATGCGTAAGCTCTTGCCATAGCCGGAGCAATATATTTCGCTTCTCTATCCTGTAAAGTTACCTGCAATCCTTGCAAAGCACACCAAGCAGCAATATCTCCTCCCATTGTTCCTGCGCCTATGACATGAACCTGTTTGAAAGATGTAGTATCTTTTTTTCCTAATTTCTTTAAGCGCTCTTTTAAAAAAAAGACTCTAATTAAATGATTCGCTGTAGGAGTCAACGCTAACTCACTTAAAGAGACTGCTTCATGTAAAAATGCTTGTTTATTGACACCGTATTTCTGCCAAAGATGAAGTGCAGCGTAAGGCGCAGGGTAATGTTTAGGATTAACTTTGATACTTAAACGACGTTGCACAATTTTGCTTATAATATTTCTCATCCAATGATAATTAGTTATTTTCTTCCAATTTAATGCAAAAAAATGATTCTTTTTTTTACTTTTTACTGAAACGTAATAGGAAGCCGCTCGTTCAGCTTGTCGTAATGGAACAGCATTATTGATTAAACCTAATTTAGCTGCCACATAAGGAGAAATTGTTTTTCCCGTTAAAATTAATTCTAATGCAGAAGGTCCCCCTAATAAGCGTGGCAAACGTACTGTCCCTCCCCAACCTGGATGAATTCCGAGTAGCACTTCAGGCAAACCTAAACGTGTTTTATTGTCATTTATAGCAATGCGATAATCGCAAGCTAAAGCAAGTTCTAAGCCTCCTCCTAAACATAACCCATTAATTAAGGCTACTGTAGGGATATTAAGTACCGCTAATGCATCAAACACCTTTTGTCCTTGCCGAATAAACGCAAAAATCTCTTCTTTGGTTTTTAATTGGCTAATTGTTTGAATATCGGCACCTACAATAAAACCATTTGGTTTAGCCGATATAATGATCAACCCTCGCACTGATTCATTATGAGTTATATCTTTAATGATCGAACTTAATTCCGTTAATACGTTTTTATCTAAGTTATTGCTAGAGCTATTTTTTTTATCGAAATACAGCCAAAGAACATGCTCTTTTTGCTGCAATCGCCAATTTAAATAGCTTACTTCCATTAGAATACTCCCGTTTTAGCTTTATCGATATTTTCAAGTAACAGTGCACCACCTTGCCCACCACCAATACAAAGTGTTGCCACACCAAAATGTGCTTGTTTTCTTTTTAAAATATGTGCCAAATGTAAAACTAGTCGTGCACCACTAGCCCCCACGGGATGACCCATAGCAACGGCTCCGCCGTCTATATTAAGTTTTGCTTGATCTACTTTGCCTAAAGCTTCAGTTAAACCCAGTTGTTTTTTACAATATTGAGTATCTTGCCAGGCAGCCAAACAAGCTAAAACCTGACCTGCAAATGCTTCATTAATTTCCCAAAAATCGATATTTTCAAAAGTGAGTGCTTGTTTTTTTAAAAGTGTTGCTACAGCATGTACAGGGCCTAAACCCATTTCACTCGGATCGACACCTGCCCATGCCACATCAACAATGCGCGCTAAAATTGGCAATTGATATTTCTTTACTGCCTCTTCACTCGCCAAAATTAAAAAAGCGGCACCATCAGTAACTTGAGAACTATTTCCAGCTGTTACTAATCCAAAAGGCTTGTCAAAAAAAGGAGGCAGTGATGCTAATTTTTCTAGATTCGTATCACGGCGCAAACCATTATCAAAAGAATAATAAAGACTTTGTTTATCATAAATCGGATTGATTTCATCTTTAAAAATTTCAGCATCTTGCGCCGCTGCTAAGCGTTGGTGGCTTTGTAAAGCAAATTTATCCATTTCTTCACGAGTAATCCCAAAACGATGTGCAATAACCTCAGCAGTTTGCCCCATGGATAAACCCACAATAGGATCCATTAAACCATGTAATAAGGCTATAACTGGATTTAAATATTTTAATTTAAATTGAGTGAGTAGCTTTAAACGAGCTAAAAAAGATGTGGCTAAATTCCATTCAGCAAACCAAGCGGTCATTTCTCGGCTCAGTAGTAGAGGAGCTTGACTCATCGCCTCTGTACCACCTGCTAATACTAAATCGTACCTCCCACAAGCGATATCTAAAGCTGCACTATCTAAAGCTTGCATACCTGAAGCACAATTCCGCTGTACTGTATAAGCAGGTACGGCTTTACCACAATTCAAGCGTAATGCAATGACACGACTAATATTAGTCTCATCCGAGCTTGGTATAACACAACCAGTAACTACTTCATCCAGTTGATCAGGTGTAAATGTTTGACGTGCTAATAAATATCTTCCTGCTTGTACCGCTAAATCAGAAGCCGAAAAATTTCCAGGGCCTCTCCGTACTTTCAACCAGGGTGTACGCATGCCATCCACAATATAAACTGATCGTGCAAAATTTGATCGATCTAGTGCTTGCATAAACATTTTCCTAAAGCATTTTTTAAGTAGTTAAGCTTAGTTTTATTTTAATATACCGAGTGTAATCGAATGTGCAAGTAAGCTAATCATTTATGCCTTCAAAAAAATAGCGATTAAAAAGCATCCACTTGCATAGCATCTTGCTGAAATTTTTTAGCTACTCGAAATTGTTCTACTTCCGCATGAGTGAGAATTTTTTGTTTTAAAGCATTTTCTAACTGTAGGTCACTATCTAATTTTCGATTAAATCGACCTTTTTTTAATTTTTCACGGATTGCCTGCGTCTTACTAAATTCATTAAAAGCAATTTCCATACGTCCTGTTGGATCTTCTGGTTTTTTTCCTAAATAACAATCTTGAGTCATACGATCGCGAAATGTACTCGTTTGTGTCATCACAGAAACTAACTGCATATCTTGTTTGTCAGTAGGTAATTGATAAGGTCGCCCTAAAGGAAAAATAATAAACTTTAATAGTTTAGCTAGAAACGGTTTAGGGAAATTATTAAAAAATTTATCAAATGAATACTGAGCATGATAAAGACAATAATCTAATCCCCAACTCGCATAAACATCGTCTTCTTTTGATAGTGGATATTCTTGTACATAACGCATGACACTAGATGCGATATAAAGATAACTTAACACATCACCCAAGCGCGCCGATAAACGTTCTTTACGTTTTAAATTTCCACCCAAAATTATTAAGGTGAAATCAGTCACTAACGCTAAAGCTGTTGATAAACGTGAAACTTGTCGATAATAATAACCGAGTTTTTTTATAGGTGTCTGCACAAAAAATCGACCTAAGCCGAAAGCAAATAAAAATGTTTTTAATAAATTTTTTATATTATAAAAAACATGATGAATTAATAACTTATCTAAACTAGCAATATCTTTTTTTTCTATCGCTTGCATTTCATCTCTTAAATAAGGATGACAACGTATTGCCCCTTGTCCAAATAAAATAAGATTTCGAGTTAAAATATTCGCACCTTCCACCGTAATCGATATCGGTATTGCAATATATCCTTGTGCTAAATAGTTACGAGGCCCCATTTGGATAGCCCTCCCACCATGAATATCCATTGCATCATTAATAATGATGCGTGCAAATTCAGTCATGTGATATTTTGCTATTGATGATGCTAATGCGGGCTTTAACGAAGCGTCAACTGCAGTCACCGTAAATCGACGTGCCGCTTCAATTAAATAAGTTAACCCTGCTATTCTCGCTAAAGCCGCAGCGACTCCCTCAAAATGAGCAATCGATAAATGAAATTGTTCTCTTAATACACTATAAGCCCCTGTCATGCGATAAGCTAACTGGGCCTGTGCAGCACTGACGGCCGGCAATGAAATACCACGACCTATGGATAAACATTCCATTAACATCCGCCAACCTTGACCCAGCATTTTCTCGCCACCAATAACAAAACTAATGGGAATAAAAACATCTTTACCTACTATAGGGCCATTCATAAAGGCTAAACCCATGGGCGAATGGCGTTTACCTATTTCTATCCCCATTAATGAGGAAGGCACTAAAGCAAGCGTAATCCCTATTTGTTTTTTTTCTCCCAGCAATTGATCGGGATCCATTAGTTTAAAAGCAACACCTATAACCGTAGCGATAGGCGATAAAGTAATGTAGCGTTTATTAAAATTGAGCCGTATACCTAGCATTTCTTTACCTTGATAGATTCCTTTACAGACTATCCCTTTATCTTTAAGTGCTGCTGCATCACTACCCGCATCCACCGAAGTTAATGCAAAACAAGGAATTTCTTCTCCTTTAGCAAGCCTAGGCAAGTAATAATCTTTTTGATCTTCTGTTCCATAATGAAGTAATAATTCAGCAGGTCCGAGAGAATTGGGGACGAGTGTATTAACAGCCGCACTAACCGATCGAGTAGCTATCTTTAATACTACTGAAGAGTGTGCTAATGCAGAAAAACCTAATCCTCCATATTTTTTCGGAATGACCATACCAAAAAATTTTTGTTTTTTTAAAAATTCCCAAACAGAAAATGGTAAATCATGCTCCACTGTTAAAATATTAAAATCATCAAGCATGCTACAAAGTATTTCTGTTTGATTATGGATAAAAGCTTGTTCATCATTGCTTAGCTTGGATAAAGGAATATCATGCAAAGCTATCCAATTTGGATGCCCACGAAACAAATCTTTTTCCCACCACATATCACCTGCTTCTAGAACAATTTTTTCTGTTGCGCTAATGGGAGGAAGAATCGTGTTTAAGTAAGCTAGAAAAGGTTTTACTAGGAAAGCTTGTCTCAATGAGCGTAAGCTAAGGACTATTATTATCAAGGCAAAGATAAAAAAAATTATGCTAATCATTAGCCACATAGTTACCCCTTAATTTAGGTAGCAAACTTAGAGGGTATCTTCAATTGCATGATGCTGTCTAAAAAACCTGTTTTTCTGCGTCTCGTTACTCACATACTGCATGTATGCTCCGTTACGCTACTCTCAAAAAACAGCGCTTTTCGTCTCAGCCTAACAGAATTGAAAACACCCACTTACTTGATAACTTTAAGATAAACTGTTTAATTCTCGCCAAGAGCTACGTCCAGTTTTTGTTAATGCTAGGTCTCCCGACTGACAAAGGTTTTTTGTTTTAATTGCGTACGTAGTTTGTAAACTCAACGCACCTGAGGTAGTTTGTTTTGCCTGCACAATAACGTCATAAATATAAGCTTGACTTTGGTTAATACAATAGGACGTTCTATGTCGTCTAAGCTCTGAGCTAATTTGAAAACCTGCATAATTAAAGCGCTTATGCAGCGCGAAAATAGGTGTTGAACGACTTTTTAGCCAACTTTCGGTCAATTTTAATCCTGCTTCTGCCGCCTGGAACTGCTGTGAAGCAATAAGCAGATTTCGACTTATACCTAATTCTAAATAAGAATGACTTAATATAGATACCGTCATTAACGACGTGATAAAAAGAAAAAATAATACTGTCACTAATATAAATCCTTGTTGCTTAGTACTTTTATTAACATCGAATAGTAAAATTTTATATCCCTTAGCTTCTCAAGTGAAATCCAAACCAACTTAATTATCGTTTAATCGTTCACGTAGACCTATTATTTGCTTCCATTCCTTTTCGAGCTGTTTACCATCTGTTAATAATAGTCTAATTTCTACACTACGTGCATCTGCCCAATGTTTTACCTCATTTGCATTTCTGTAATACAACGTTCCATCACTATTTTGCATGCCTAATCGTATTGTCATTCTTTTTATCCCTTCTATTAATTCTATGGGTTTGTAAAAAGATTGATTTAAATTACGCCGATATAAAGCATAAATTTTCTGTCCAGTTTCACTCTTACGTCCTGTATCGGCAATATAATAAATAATTTTATTAAAAACCCCAATTTCACTATCTACTTGGTAGCTATACGCCAGATGAATATTACTCCAATGAATAAATTCTGCATGTTGACAATCGCTGATGAGTAAAACATCTTTAGGTTGAAAAACCACCCTATGTGCCAAAACAATATGACTAGATTTAGCTTCCTTTACTGGAAAGGTATTAGGATCCAGAAATTGAATTAAAATAGCATCACTGTCCTTTTGATACCGCGCGAGGTTAGGTAAGACTAACTTTGCTGTAGTATATCCTTTATGCCAAACAACTAAGCTAGTATCGGCTGTTAAATGGATATTTATTAATGGTAGATTATCGATTAAACGGACACAACCAATAAAACCGGCCATACGAATGTCATGACTAAGTAAGTGAAACGCCATTCGTGCTTTGGTTGAGATAGTATTTAAACCCTGGGTTAAATGATAAATATTTTTATTATGAATAAAAATATTTATCATTCCCATACTGAGAAATAAAGATAAACTTATTGCTACCATTAATTC
It encodes the following:
- a CDS encoding glycine zipper 2TM domain-containing protein, producing the protein MRSSRVVKVTGDSELGVGGIAGGALGAIAGSEIGGGRGSLASGIGGALLGGLAGNQIQKGLSTQTGVEYVVKLRNNSLISVVQASMPTFNHGQHVLVQYGAGGRPRIIADPDY
- a CDS encoding AmpG family muropeptide MFS transporter produces the protein MSPNQLSKRNLFSTFLLGFSSGLPLALTSSTLQAWFTVTGASLLAIGSLGLIGQPYIYKFLWAPLLDRWIPPLLGRRRGWIIVIQLALIAAISIMALANPQTSASLLITVAFLVAFLSASQDIAIDAYRTDILKPNERGLGTTLYSWGYRAAMLVSGAAALALAEYIGWRNTYLLMAGLIAIGLFGAWFGEEPVDEEEKHPPTSLRAAIIDPFKEFLSRKSAWLILLFIVLYKFGDALSISLTTPFLIRGLGFSLSTVAFVNKGVGFFAAMLGLLAGGVLMARISLFRALLYFGILQAVAILALLQLAIVGHNYHWLVFAISIDSFCNAMASIAFVALLMSLCNHRYTATQFALFSALASAGRVFVGPLAGLIVTYYSWPVFFVLSLAACLPGLGLLWYLRDNFNNPSTTVIEKTACSNTD
- the groES gene encoding co-chaperone GroES, whose protein sequence is MSVALEKPLVEHLVPMNDRILVKRDEEEEKSIGGIVIPDTAKEKPVRGTVVAVGHGKRLKSGQIQVLSIKVGDKIYFGKYSGTEIKLDGKEYLIMREDDVLALIKD
- the groL gene encoding chaperonin GroEL (60 kDa chaperone family; promotes refolding of misfolded polypeptides especially under stressful conditions; forms two stacked rings of heptamers to form a barrel-shaped 14mer; ends can be capped by GroES; misfolded proteins enter the barrel where they are refolded when GroES binds), with protein sequence MLRGVDILAEAVKVTLGPKGRNVILDKSFGAPTITKDGVSVAKEIELKDKFENMGAQMVKEVASQTSDEAGDGTTTATVLAQTILREGMKAVAAGMNPMDLKRGIDTAVTAAIEALQAISEPCDDNHSITQVGTVSANADKAIGEIIAKAMSKVGKKGVITVEDGSGLQNELDTVEGMQFDRGYLSPYFINNQQSMACELDNPYILLVDKKISNIREMLPVLESVAKEGRSLFIIAEDVEGEALATLVVNTIRGIVKVCAVKAPGFGDRRKEMLKDIAFLTKANVMDEQCGLMLEKASITDLGSAKRVVVNKDNTTIIDGQGDKSMIQSRIDEIDAQIKISTSDYDKEKLQERSAKLSGGVAVIKVGAATEMEMKEKKARVEDALHATRAAVEAGTVPGGGVALIRALNALKNLKSINPDQAHGIRIVAEAMRSPLRQIVANAGGLPDVVIDKVLHSEERNYGYNAATGEYGDMIKMGILDPTKVTQTALQNAASIAGLMITTECMVAETPKKDESAGAPGGDMGGMGGMGGMGGMGGMM
- the htpX gene encoding protease HtpX: MFSRILLFLGTNILVIATISIVTNLLGLHSYLTSHGINYLSLAIFCALWGTAGAFISLFTSKFIAKKSMNLKIIDPNAAIGEEKNILEVIHNLARKAGLKVLPEVGIYNSPELNAFATGPTKNNSLVAVSSGLLQKMNPDEIEAVLGHEITHVTNGDMVTMTLILGVINAFALFLSRIVAYVISVGSAGRNNNEGSISGPGPMFFMLSMVFDILFTFLGSILVAAFSRHREYRADKGGALLAGRDKMIEALRALQKAMVPEDTRAPSLSTLKISHKSGGFRALFSSHPPLELRIERLQQEK
- a CDS encoding 3-hydroxyacyl-CoA dehydrogenase NAD-binding domain-containing protein, with product MEVSYLNWRLQQKEHVLWLYFDKKNSSSNNLDKNVLTELSSIIKDITHNESVRGLIIISAKPNGFIVGADIQTISQLKTKEEIFAFIRQGQKVFDALAVLNIPTVALINGLCLGGGLELALACDYRIAINDNKTRLGLPEVLLGIHPGWGGTVRLPRLLGGPSALELILTGKTISPYVAAKLGLINNAVPLRQAERAASYYVSVKSKKKNHFFALNWKKITNYHWMRNIISKIVQRRLSIKVNPKHYPAPYAALHLWQKYGVNKQAFLHEAVSLSELALTPTANHLIRVFFLKERLKKLGKKDTTSFKQVHVIGAGTMGGDIAAWCALQGLQVTLQDREAKYIAPAMARAYALFRKRLKSPRAIQAAMDRLVPDLAGYGIRRADIIIEAIFEDLIVKQNLFRQLENQIKSDTLLATNTSSIILEDIQQGLQRPERLIGLHFFNPVAKMPLIEVVQSAISAPDSIERGLAFVHQINRLPLPVKSSPGFLVNRLLMPYLMQSVLLLQTGIPAPVIDKAAVDFGMPMGPLELADTVGLDICLAVAKILSQSLGSVVPEGLEKMVANKDLGRKTGKGFYRYKKGKPIKEKIPEDYKAPTNLADSLIQPMIDEAKKCLEEKVVADSDLIDAGTIFGAGFAPFRGGLMQYAREQGDL
- a CDS encoding acetyl-CoA C-acetyltransferase, with translation MQALDRSNFARSVYIVDGMRTPWLKVRRGPGNFSASDLAVQAGRYLLARQTFTPDQLDEVVTGCVIPSSDETNISRVIALRLNCGKAVPAYTVQRNCASGMQALDSAALDIACGRYDLVLAGGTEAMSQAPLLLSREMTAWFAEWNLATSFLARLKLLTQFKLKYLNPVIALLHGLMDPIVGLSMGQTAEVIAHRFGITREEMDKFALQSHQRLAAAQDAEIFKDEINPIYDKQSLYYSFDNGLRRDTNLEKLASLPPFFDKPFGLVTAGNSSQVTDGAAFLILASEEAVKKYQLPILARIVDVAWAGVDPSEMGLGPVHAVATLLKKQALTFENIDFWEINEAFAGQVLACLAAWQDTQYCKKQLGLTEALGKVDQAKLNIDGGAVAMGHPVGASGARLVLHLAHILKRKQAHFGVATLCIGGGQGGALLLENIDKAKTGVF